GCAACACCGTAGCGCGTTTTATCAATGCCAGTGCGCAGGAAATCGTATTTACCCGCGGCGCCACGGAGGCCATCAATCTGGTGGCTTACAGCTGGGGCGGTAGTCAGCTCAAGGCTGGCGACGAGATTATTCTTTCTACCCTGGAACACCACGCCAATATCGTGCCGTGGCAGTTGATTGCGCAGCGCACGGGCGCCGTCATCAGGCCGATTCCGCTGCAAGAAGACGGCCAGATCGACATGACCGCGTTTGCCAGCTTGCTCGGCCCGCGCACGCGCATGGTGGCCATCAGCCAGATGTCCAACGCGCTGGGCGTATGCCCGCCGCTGGAACAGATCATTGAGGCGGCCCGCAGCGTCGGCGCGCGGGTACTGGTGGATGGCGCGCAGGGCATCGCACATCAAGCGGTGGATGTCGCGGCGCTGGGTGCGGATTTCTACGTGTTTTCAGGTCACAAGGTTTTTGGCCCGACCGGCATTGGTGTGCTCTGGGGCCGTGCCGAGCTGCTGGCCGACATGCCGCCGTGGCAAGGCGGCGGCGAGATGATCGAGCGCGTGTCGTTTGCCGGCACCACGTTCGCCCCTGCCCCGCGCCGGTTTGAGGCCGGCACGCCCGCATTTGCGCAGACCGTGGCGCTGGCCGCTGCGCTGGAATGGTTGTCTGCGCAAGATCGCCCGGCCATTGCCCGGCATGAAGCGGCGCTTTATCAGCAACTGGCCGAAGGCATCAGATACCTGGACGGCGTGCGGATTGTCGGGAACGCCCCGGACAAAGGGCCGATTGCCTCGCTGGTTTTTGGGCGGGCGCACCCGTACGACGTCGCCCAGTTTCTGGATGAACGCGACATTGCCGTGCGCGTGGGCAATCATTGCGCCGGGCCGCTGATGCAATCGCTGGGTTTAAGCCAGGGCACCTTGCGGGTTTCGCTGGCGCTATACAACACCAGCGCCGATATCGAGCGCTTGCTGGCCGCACTGCAAGACACACTGGAGTTGCTGCAATGAGCGCCTGGCCCGCCTTGCCCGAATCGCTGGCCCTGCCCACCCTGAGCGCCAGACTGGAAGCCGCGCACGGCTGGGAGGCCAAGAACCGCTTGCTGGTCCAGCTGGCCCGCGAACTCCCCGCCATGGCAGACGACCTTAAAACCGACGCCCACCGTGTCGCCGGCTGCGAGGCGCAAGTCTGGCTGGTGACACAGTGGCAAGATGGCCACCTGCAACTGCAGGCCGACAGCGACTCCCGTATTGTCAAAGGTTTGCTCACGCTGGTCTGCGCTGCCTACGCGGGCCGCAGCCAGGATGAAGTCGCCGGTTTTGACTTTGCGGCACTTTTGCAAACCCTTGGCCTGCAGCGCTTTCTTTCCAGCTCCCGCGCCAGCGGCCTTGCGGCCATGGTCAAGGTGATACGCGCCGCCTGAGCGCCCTCACCCCGACCGGCGTGCCCGCAGCAGCAGAAACGGCGGCCGCCGGTTTTCATCTGCCAGCGCTGGCCGCAGTGTCAAAGCATGCGGCACCGGGCCTGGCTCCAGCATGCGTTCCAGCGCAAACCCCCGTTCCAGCAAGGTATTGATCCAGGTTTGCGTGGTGCGGTGATACTTGATGACGCCATCAACAAACCAGCGCGTATCGCGCCGCCCTTCGGCCTGATAGTGATCCAGCGGCCAGTGCGCCTTGCCCTCGTGTTCATCCTTGACCCAGCCGACCGGGTTAGCCGTGCACACCGGGTGCTCTACAGAGAACACAAACAACCCACCAGGCCGGAGCGCGCGCCATACCGCCTGCACCGCAGCCGCGTAATCGGCCACGTAGTGCAGGGCCAGCGAAGAGACGACCAGATCAAACGTCTCGCCTTGATCAGGCTGAAAGTCTTCAATGGCGCCATGGTGATAACGGATCGCCGCATCAACGGTCAGCCGGCGCGCTTCTTCAAGCATGTTCAGCGACACATCCACCCCGGTCACCGCCATCGCCCCCTGGCTGCGCACATACCGCGCAAAGTCACCGAAGCCGCACCCCAGATCAAGCACACGCAGGCCCGCCTGCGCAGGCAACAAACCCTGCAGGGCGGGGATTTCGACTGCACCGTTCAGGCCGGTATCGTTCTGCCGCAGCGCTTTGTAGCCCTCAAAGAAGACCGGGTTGTCGTAGATGTTTTGTGGCATGGCAGGTCAAGGCCTGGAAAAACTCAACGATGACATTCGGGAAGTCCGTTGGCACGAAGAAATCCGGTCAGCGCTGCGCGGATCTGCTGCTTGAGCGCCTCAGGCCCGGCATCTTGCATATCGTTATGATGCGCGCCCTGCAAAGTCACCAGCTGCAGACTCGTACCTTGTATTGCTTGCGCGCTCGGCAAAACGCCGGGGTCGGCCACGGTATCCGTAGCCCGAATCGACAACACCTTGAAGTGTTCTGTAACCGGCAGAGGCACGCGCCGGTTATCCAGCGTAATCAGGGCGCTGATTCGTTCTGGCAGCCAGCTTGCCAGCAACGCCGCCGCATCCCCGCCCAATGAGTGCCCGACCAACAACACCCGATGCCAGTCTCCTTGCGGATAAAGAGTCTGGCCTTGCTGCAAAACGTCACTCACTGCCCTTGCAGTCTGGTCTGCCAACCAGCGTAATTGCGGCGCGAGCGGACTACTTTGCAACAACAACGGTGTTGTTCTTCCGATCTGACCATCGTAGACGACAACACCGTACCCAAACTGCGTCAAAAACGCCTGGAGAAATGTGTAGTCATCCCCGCTTAACCCGTAGCCCGGCACAATCACCGCAACAGGCGCCTGAGGCGCACGGCACTTTGCGGCAGGCCAGGTCACCTGGAAATGCGGCGCTGCAAACGCCACCGCGCTCACACAGGCCAGCAGCATGCATAAGGTGAAACGAAGCATGTTTATTTAGCGCCCCCGCACCGGCGCCATGATCAGCAAATCCGCATTACGGTCTTCCGTAATCCAGATTGCGCCTGTTTTATCGACCTTGATGTCCGTGGGCGCGCCCATCGGGTGTTTGCCGGGGATGTCGCCCCAGTCGCTGATCAGCTCTTGCGGTTGGCCCTGCGGCATGCCGTTGCTGTCAAAACGGATGGCCACAAGGCGGTGGCCGTTGTTGCGATAGCCGTGCCAACCCATGATCAGGCTGCCGCGCCATGCGGCAAGGCCGGCGGGTTCGTTGTAGAACGCCATGCCCAGCGGGGCGGCGTGGCCGGGCAGCAACATCGCCGGTTTGGCAAAGAGGCCACAATCGGCTTGCGGGAATTCAGGGGCCGGCACGTTGTTGTCGTAGCAATAGGGCCAGCCGTAGTTGCTGCCTTCGTGAATCAGGTTGAGCTCTTCGTGCGGCAGGTTTTCGTCGTCTTTCATGCCGGGAATTTTGCGATTGATATAGTCGCGGCTGTTTTCGGCCTGCCATAACGCACCAGTCACCGGGTGAATGGCCAGCGCCATCGAGTTACGCAGGCCGGCGGCAAACTGTTTGCCTTCCCATTGGCCGTCTTGCTGGGTGTAGCGCCAGATTGATGCCCGCTGCGGGTCAGTCTGCATGTCCTTGCATTGCTGCAGCGGTGGCTGGCTGGTGTCGATCCGCCCTTCACAGTTATCGGTGGCCGAACCAAAGTTGATATACAAGGCACCGTCCAGGCCAAACAAAAAGGTCTTGATCGGATGGCGGCCGTCGGCGGGCAGTTTGTCGATCACCATCGTCAATTTCGGCTGCGCGTCAGTCGGGTTGAAGCGACTGATGCGGCCATCTTCGCCCAGATAAACCTGACCATCCGGGCCCAGTTGCAAACCGTGGGGGCGATTGAGGCCACTGAACAAGGTGACGCTATCAAACCCGCCCTGCCTGCGCACCAACCGCAATACACGGCCCTTGCCCTCGCCCCAACCGCCCATATCAGTCAGCAGCGCAGAACCATCTGCCAGCGGCAGCACCCCGCGCGGCATACCCAGACCGGTAGCGGCCAGACCAACGCAAAAACCCGGCGCGGTTTTCAGATTGACGCGCGGCAGCCCTTCACAAGTGCCTTTGATGGCGTAGGGTGTGCCTGCATCGGGCGCGGCAAAGGCCACGGGGGCGAGCAGCGTGGATACCAGCATCAGACAGCGCAGAGAGCGAATGGTCATAGGTCAGCATCAAGGTAAATGGGTCTTGCGCCTATCCTGACGCAATCGTGCCTGCTTTGGAACCCTGGAAATCAGCTGGCGGCCCAATACCCGGGCCAAACGCCGGGTATTGGGCGAAATGGTGCTCAGTGTTCACGGACCCATACACACATTTCGCCTTCACCCCGGTTGGCCCAGGCAAACCAGGGGATGAATATCAGCGACACCGGGGTGGTCTGCGGCGTAGTGTCATAGGCATAAAGCGCGGTGTGCGAAGGTCGGGCGTGCTTGAGCCCTTTTGCTTGCAAGAGCACCAGTCCCGCCAGGGCCCCTTCACCAGCAAGTTGCCCGAATACGCTATCCGGCGGCAAGCGCAGGTTGTGCAATGCCGGGCCGTTGTCCGCCTGCTCAAGGCAATACACCAACGGGCCACGCTGCACGGCCACCTTGCCCGCAACGTGCCGCAGTTGTGGGTGCCCGTACACGCGCCGGACGGCCATGGGTAAATGCAGGCTGATTTCATCGCCAGCCCGCCAGACCCGTCGCAGATGCACGTAACCCTTGATGTGTTCACCGGACAGCTCGTCGCCATTCACCGTCCAGGTGGCATTGCTGCACCAGTCCGGGATTCGCAGGGCAATGCCGCGCGGAGCATCTGGCGCGGCCTCGATCACGATGCGGATGTTTTCCTGCTGCGGATAATTGCCGTGCAGGTGCAGACGCAAATCACCCAGGGTAGTCACATTGCCAACGTACAGATTGACCAGGACCACATCGTCACGCCGGGTGTAGATGTAATGCCCCAACGAGGTTAGCAATCGTGCAATGTTAGGCGGGCAGCAGGCACACCCGAACCATCGCTGGCGCACTGGTTTGACGTGATCATGGATGTGGTTGCTGGCGAGGGTCGCCGGATGAACCTCCAGCGGATTGACGTAAAAGTAATGCTTGCCGTCCAGTGCCATGCCGCCCAGAACGGTGTTGTAGAGCGCTTTCTCCATCACGTCGGCGTAGTGGCTTTCGCCTTCCAGTTCGATCATTCGCCGGGCAAACATCATCAGACCCACCGAGGCACAGCTTTCTGCGTAGGCCGTATCGTTGGGCAGATCGTAATCCGTGCTGAACGATTCACCGTGGCTTTGCGCGCCGATCCCGCCGGTTATATAAAGTTGCCGCTCCACCATGTTCTGCCACAGGCGCACGCAAGTCTGGCGTTTTTCTTCGTCACCGCACAGGCGGGCCAGATGCGCGACACCCGCCAGCAAATAAACAAACCGCACAGCATGGCCAGTGGCGGTGTTTTGCTGCGCCAGCGGCAGATGCGCCTGGCTGTACGCCTTATCCTTGATCATCCAGGCCGGGCCATGCACCGGCCAGAAATAACTGCCGCCGCGCCGGTCGGACTCGATGTCATAGTAGTGTGGCTGCGCGCCCCGCTGCTCTACAAAGAACCGCGCCAGTTGCAGATAGCGCTGCTCCTGGGTGACTTCGTACAAGCGCACCAGGGCCAGTTCAATTTCCGGGTGGCCGGGGTAGCCTTGAAGCTGGTCCGGTTCCGGCCCGAACATCTGGTCAATATGGTCGGCCAGTTTGCAGACGATCTCCAGCAACTGGCGCTTGCCGGTTGCGCCAAACCAGGCGACGCCGGCTTCGATCAGGTGCCCGGCACAATACAGTTCATGGCACTCCGCCAGATTGCTCCAGCGTTGCTCCGGGGCTTTGACGGTAAACCAGGTGTTCAGGTAACCGTCTGCCTGCTGGGCTGCTGCGATCAGGGCAATGACTTCATCGGCTGTTTTTTCCAGCCCCGGGTCTGGCTGCTGCACCAGTGACCAGGCCACCGCCTCAAGCCATTTGGCGACGTCACTGTCCTGAAAAACCATACCGTAGAACGTGCCCTCTTTTTGCCCGGCAGCAATGCGGAAGTTATCAATGGCATGGCTGGGTTCCGCCTCCGGGATCTGGTCATTAAGGGCGGCCCATTGATAAGGGATGACCACATCGCGCACCAGTGCCTGGTATTGCCCCAGCAGTGGATCATCAATGACGCAGCCTTGCAGATTCACTTCATGTACTTGCATCGCGCGGTTCCTTTTCATATCAATGTTTGGCATGCCGGAGCGCCAGATCGCCACTCACGCGCGCCATGGTGGTGTTGTCCAGACGGCACCAGCGCGCGGCAAAGGCCACCAGCAAATGAAATGCCGCCGGCAACAGGCTTTCCAGCGCCGAGATGTCGTGCAAAGAGGTGGACGTCTGGTTTTCCAGACCGGGCTGGTAAGCCACCAGCACCAGAATCAGGCTGACAATACCGGCACTGGCGGCCCACGCCAGCTTGATGAAAAACAGATTGAAGGCAAAATTGAGCCCGGACGAACGCACGCCGTTTTTCCATTCGCCGTAATCATCCGCAAAGGCCATGATGGAAAAGTGCAATGGCAGGGTAAAACCCAGAATAACGCCATTACCAAAGATGGCGATCAGCCAGAGATTTTTGTATTGCGGCCCCGTTGGCAGAAACCACATGCCAATTGCCAGTGCTGCCAGCACGATATTGGTCCACGAATAAAGCTTCACCGTATCAATGCGCCTGGCTACAGGACCAACCACCAGCGAGCCGACAATGGAAGAGAACGTCAACATGGTAAAAAACAGGGATGCGAACCCTTCATCACCTTCCAGTGCATAGGTAATAAAGTACATATATCCGCCACCCCGCAGATTAAACACATTAATCAGCAGGAATGACAAAATCAGCATCAACAGCAACTGGTCATTTTTGCGTAATCCGCGCAAATGGGTTTTCAGATCGAATACACCCATCTGACTCACGGATATACGTTCTTTCACACCCAGAA
The Silvimonas iriomotensis genome window above contains:
- a CDS encoding MFS transporter; translation: MNNPVAGNSKFIAQQGKDKLSLSEKVGYGLGDAGGTIITCLIMNFLTFFYTDIFGITPALVGIIFVALRIFDAISDPLMGILVDRTQSRWGRFRPWQLWGAVPIALCAVLTFTVPDVSMNMKIMWAFGTYFLLSLAYTAINVPYCALINTMTRQREDVIACQSWRFILCGLAGFMVSVGLPWLVSLTGGGNLAKGYQTGVAILAVVAMLMVLACFLGVKERISVSQMGVFDLKTHLRGLRKNDQLLLMLILSFLLINVFNLRGGGYMYFITYALEGDEGFASLFFTMLTFSSIVGSLVVGPVARRIDTVKLYSWTNIVLAALAIGMWFLPTGPQYKNLWLIAIFGNGVILGFTLPLHFSIMAFADDYGEWKNGVRSSGLNFAFNLFFIKLAWAASAGIVSLILVLVAYQPGLENQTSTSLHDISALESLLPAAFHLLVAFAARWCRLDNTTMARVSGDLALRHAKH
- a CDS encoding PQQ-dependent sugar dehydrogenase — translated: MTIRSLRCLMLVSTLLAPVAFAAPDAGTPYAIKGTCEGLPRVNLKTAPGFCVGLAATGLGMPRGVLPLADGSALLTDMGGWGEGKGRVLRLVRRQGGFDSVTLFSGLNRPHGLQLGPDGQVYLGEDGRISRFNPTDAQPKLTMVIDKLPADGRHPIKTFLFGLDGALYINFGSATDNCEGRIDTSQPPLQQCKDMQTDPQRASIWRYTQQDGQWEGKQFAAGLRNSMALAIHPVTGALWQAENSRDYINRKIPGMKDDENLPHEELNLIHEGSNYGWPYCYDNNVPAPEFPQADCGLFAKPAMLLPGHAAPLGMAFYNEPAGLAAWRGSLIMGWHGYRNNGHRLVAIRFDSNGMPQGQPQELISDWGDIPGKHPMGAPTDIKVDKTGAIWITEDRNADLLIMAPVRGR
- a CDS encoding alpha/beta hydrolase — translated: MLRFTLCMLLACVSAVAFAAPHFQVTWPAAKCRAPQAPVAVIVPGYGLSGDDYTFLQAFLTQFGYGVVVYDGQIGRTTPLLLQSSPLAPQLRWLADQTARAVSDVLQQGQTLYPQGDWHRVLLVGHSLGGDAAALLASWLPERISALITLDNRRVPLPVTEHFKVLSIRATDTVADPGVLPSAQAIQGTSLQLVTLQGAHHNDMQDAGPEALKQQIRAALTGFLRANGLPECHR
- a CDS encoding SufE family protein, encoding MSAWPALPESLALPTLSARLEAAHGWEAKNRLLVQLARELPAMADDLKTDAHRVAGCEAQVWLVTQWQDGHLQLQADSDSRIVKGLLTLVCAAYAGRSQDEVAGFDFAALLQTLGLQRFLSSSRASGLAAMVKVIRAA
- a CDS encoding class I SAM-dependent methyltransferase: MPQNIYDNPVFFEGYKALRQNDTGLNGAVEIPALQGLLPAQAGLRVLDLGCGFGDFARYVRSQGAMAVTGVDVSLNMLEEARRLTVDAAIRYHHGAIEDFQPDQGETFDLVVSSLALHYVADYAAAVQAVWRALRPGGLFVFSVEHPVCTANPVGWVKDEHEGKAHWPLDHYQAEGRRDTRWFVDGVIKYHRTTQTWINTLLERGFALERMLEPGPVPHALTLRPALADENRRPPFLLLRARRSG
- a CDS encoding glycoside hydrolase family 127 protein, whose amino-acid sequence is MQVHEVNLQGCVIDDPLLGQYQALVRDVVIPYQWAALNDQIPEAEPSHAIDNFRIAAGQKEGTFYGMVFQDSDVAKWLEAVAWSLVQQPDPGLEKTADEVIALIAAAQQADGYLNTWFTVKAPEQRWSNLAECHELYCAGHLIEAGVAWFGATGKRQLLEIVCKLADHIDQMFGPEPDQLQGYPGHPEIELALVRLYEVTQEQRYLQLARFFVEQRGAQPHYYDIESDRRGGSYFWPVHGPAWMIKDKAYSQAHLPLAQQNTATGHAVRFVYLLAGVAHLARLCGDEEKRQTCVRLWQNMVERQLYITGGIGAQSHGESFSTDYDLPNDTAYAESCASVGLMMFARRMIELEGESHYADVMEKALYNTVLGGMALDGKHYFYVNPLEVHPATLASNHIHDHVKPVRQRWFGCACCPPNIARLLTSLGHYIYTRRDDVVLVNLYVGNVTTLGDLRLHLHGNYPQQENIRIVIEAAPDAPRGIALRIPDWCSNATWTVNGDELSGEHIKGYVHLRRVWRAGDEISLHLPMAVRRVYGHPQLRHVAGKVAVQRGPLVYCLEQADNGPALHNLRLPPDSVFGQLAGEGALAGLVLLQAKGLKHARPSHTALYAYDTTPQTTPVSLIFIPWFAWANRGEGEMCVWVREH
- a CDS encoding aminotransferase class V-fold PLP-dependent enzyme, with translation MDHSSLPDRASFPLLAANPDLVWLDNAATTQKPGVVLDAERRFYEESNANVHRGGHRLGYAATEAYEAARNTVARFINASAQEIVFTRGATEAINLVAYSWGGSQLKAGDEIILSTLEHHANIVPWQLIAQRTGAVIRPIPLQEDGQIDMTAFASLLGPRTRMVAISQMSNALGVCPPLEQIIEAARSVGARVLVDGAQGIAHQAVDVAALGADFYVFSGHKVFGPTGIGVLWGRAELLADMPPWQGGGEMIERVSFAGTTFAPAPRRFEAGTPAFAQTVALAAALEWLSAQDRPAIARHEAALYQQLAEGIRYLDGVRIVGNAPDKGPIASLVFGRAHPYDVAQFLDERDIAVRVGNHCAGPLMQSLGLSQGTLRVSLALYNTSADIERLLAALQDTLELLQ